A part of Leptospira neocaledonica genomic DNA contains:
- a CDS encoding DUF4345 domain-containing protein, with amino-acid sequence MQTNQAMSIGTRVVQVCLFLASAIAIFGGSLQMYLGEPTVSARLDNIHRFMAGIYLSMGLICFWAAYTIRIQRNLVYLIALGIFIAALGRVYSISIVGLPEPPELWIGYLTPEILLPIILVIAQSKRKEIQ; translated from the coding sequence ATGCAAACAAATCAAGCCATGTCGATCGGTACTCGTGTCGTCCAAGTCTGTCTGTTTTTAGCCTCCGCCATTGCAATTTTTGGCGGAAGTTTACAGATGTATTTAGGAGAACCTACAGTCAGCGCTAGGTTGGATAATATACATAGGTTCATGGCGGGGATCTATTTATCTATGGGATTGATTTGTTTTTGGGCCGCTTATACTATTCGTATCCAAAGAAACTTGGTCTATTTGATCGCTTTGGGAATTTTTATAGCAGCGCTCGGAAGGGTGTATTCCATTTCAATTGTTGGATTGCCTGAACCTCCCGAACTTTGGATAGGCTATCTAACCCCGGAGATATTACTTCCTATTATTCTTGTGATTGCTCAATCTAAACGAAAGGAAATCCAATAA
- a CDS encoding pectin acetylesterase-family hydrolase, translating into MQAKNLSLLFLIPILFFGCKKDEPDNTKALTGAVLGEVLYNPYERITPPDADTILIPNTNASYQTGSGRSYSPKCFGNSGNTKFYFFRKTTSANNKKLLINFMGGGACWSNYNCFGKNTTTFFNFLNDVPDLFIKVAFQGILDAGNSSNPLKDYDVLFIPYCTGDLHIGSNDVAYDDPYVSSDPSVYSHRGHDNVLSVLKYVQTNYTQVTDVVVAGQSAGGYGAILNYPHIRQVFSESARFPNINKMSLVADASNGAVIDGFFSDILGTQWGSSPNIPDWVVGSDYLNGTPSIKDYLSKITAAYPDDVVGQYTAAFDSTQRWFFNVMGIIKSNNPSYSDSSSYFGPGDARDVADLPKNGLNTPSNCNWAINANNSMIGTTGPNYYYYRAPGDIHTITTSDTMYGLVSNGVNFNTWLKSIVSNVGTPTKVNCSDGTSDHPCTDKNFGSNSLNDSLGRATSQDSFDADKDLYETCFGP; encoded by the coding sequence ATGCAGGCTAAGAACCTATCTCTTCTTTTTTTGATTCCAATACTTTTTTTCGGATGTAAAAAAGACGAACCGGACAATACGAAAGCTCTCACAGGAGCAGTCTTAGGCGAAGTTCTTTACAATCCTTACGAAAGGATCACCCCACCCGATGCCGATACCATCCTAATCCCGAACACAAATGCCAGCTACCAAACAGGATCCGGTAGGTCGTATTCCCCGAAATGTTTCGGAAATTCCGGAAACACTAAATTTTATTTCTTCCGAAAAACGACCTCGGCTAATAATAAAAAATTGCTGATCAACTTTATGGGAGGAGGAGCTTGTTGGAGTAATTATAACTGCTTCGGAAAAAATACCACGACATTCTTCAATTTCTTAAATGATGTACCGGATCTTTTCATCAAGGTGGCTTTCCAAGGAATTTTGGATGCGGGAAATTCCTCCAATCCATTAAAAGATTATGATGTTCTTTTTATTCCGTATTGTACTGGAGATCTTCATATAGGCTCGAATGATGTGGCCTATGACGATCCTTATGTGTCCTCGGATCCTTCCGTCTATAGCCATAGAGGACATGATAATGTTCTTTCAGTTTTGAAATACGTCCAAACAAACTATACTCAGGTTACGGATGTTGTGGTTGCAGGACAAAGCGCCGGGGGATATGGAGCAATATTAAATTATCCTCATATTCGCCAAGTATTCTCCGAAAGTGCAAGATTTCCAAACATTAACAAAATGAGTTTGGTGGCGGACGCTTCCAACGGTGCGGTAATCGACGGATTTTTCTCGGATATATTAGGCACCCAATGGGGAAGCTCTCCGAATATTCCAGACTGGGTAGTAGGTTCCGATTATCTGAATGGAACTCCGTCTATCAAAGATTATCTGAGTAAAATCACCGCCGCATATCCAGACGATGTGGTTGGACAGTACACTGCTGCATTCGATTCTACCCAAAGATGGTTCTTTAATGTGATGGGGATTATAAAATCAAACAATCCTTCTTATTCGGATTCCAGTTCTTATTTCGGGCCGGGAGATGCTCGAGATGTAGCGGATCTTCCGAAGAATGGTCTTAATACTCCTTCCAATTGTAACTGGGCGATCAACGCAAATAATTCCATGATCGGTACAACAGGTCCTAACTATTATTATTATAGAGCTCCAGGAGATATTCATACAATCACTACAAGCGATACAATGTATGGACTTGTTAGTAACGGAGTGAACTTTAATACCTGGCTAAAATCCATCGTATCGAATGTAGGAACTCCAACAAAGGTGAATTGTTCTGACGGGACGAGCGATCATCCTTGCACGGATAAAAATTTCGGGTCAAATTCATTGAACGATAGCCTAGGAAGAGCCACTTCCCAGGACTCATTCGACGCTGATAAAGATCTGTATGAGACCTGCTTCGGTCCTTGA
- a CDS encoding zinc-binding dehydrogenase translates to MKAAVLESGKRNLIIKEVPIPDIGPGQVKVRIKACGICGSDLHLVLHGTLKCKHYPQIPGHEASGLVEEVGENVTRIKKGDRVVIAAGTSCGICSHCLAGRENLCKEIGVFGFDREGSFAEYNIVEERYLYPLPDSVPFEQGAILADAVSTPYNAIKFRGKIQDGDTVAVFGCGGLGIHGVVIARALTKGKVIALDVDRGALENAAAYGADEIVNLREVKNPGKTLKEISKGGVDLLADFSGRMTNIEESLRAMNPGGRMVLVGIGRDPLKFSIPFSIIEKQITVAGSYGSDRRAIPELIDLYVQGKLNLSRSITDVRKLEDINESLQDLEDRKGNPIRFVISP, encoded by the coding sequence ATGAAGGCCGCAGTATTAGAATCCGGAAAAAGAAATTTGATCATCAAAGAGGTTCCTATCCCGGATATCGGTCCAGGCCAAGTGAAGGTAAGGATCAAAGCTTGTGGCATTTGCGGTTCGGATCTACATTTAGTATTACATGGAACCTTAAAGTGTAAACATTATCCTCAGATTCCCGGACATGAAGCGTCCGGATTAGTGGAAGAAGTGGGAGAAAATGTCACTCGTATCAAAAAAGGAGATCGAGTAGTCATCGCTGCGGGAACAAGCTGCGGTATATGTTCTCATTGTCTCGCAGGAAGAGAAAATCTTTGCAAAGAGATCGGGGTATTCGGTTTCGATAGAGAAGGTAGTTTCGCGGAATATAATATAGTAGAAGAGCGTTATCTATACCCTTTACCTGATTCTGTTCCTTTCGAGCAAGGTGCAATCTTAGCTGACGCAGTTTCCACACCTTATAATGCGATCAAGTTCCGAGGTAAAATACAAGACGGGGACACTGTCGCAGTCTTTGGATGTGGCGGACTCGGTATTCATGGAGTGGTGATCGCGAGAGCATTAACCAAAGGTAAAGTGATCGCTTTGGATGTGGACAGGGGAGCTCTTGAAAACGCCGCCGCTTATGGCGCAGACGAAATCGTAAATTTGAGAGAAGTAAAAAATCCGGGTAAAACCTTAAAGGAAATTTCCAAAGGAGGGGTGGACCTTCTCGCGGATTTTTCCGGAAGAATGACAAATATCGAAGAGTCTCTTCGCGCCATGAATCCTGGAGGAAGAATGGTGCTTGTAGGGATAGGAAGAGATCCTTTAAAGTTTTCCATCCCATTCTCCATTATTGAAAAACAGATCACGGTTGCGGGTTCTTATGGTTCGGACAGAAGGGCCATTCCTGAATTGATAGATCTTTATGTGCAGGGAAAATTGAATCTTAGTAGATCGATTACTGACGTGAGAAAATTAGAGGATATCAACGAAAGTCTTCAAGATCTGGAGGACAGAAAAGGAAATCCGATCCGATTTGTGATCTCTCCTTAA
- the tmpT gene encoding thiopurine S-methyltransferase has translation MEKDFWLSKWKDNNIAFHERETNPLLLEYFKELSLAKDSRIFIPLCGKTLDIAWLLSNGYKIAGAELAELAIQQLFQELGVEPKISPIGKLNRYSAESIDIFVGDIFDLSKDILGPVDGVYDRAALVALPQETRLLYSAHLVRITNNAPQLLITYEYDQTKLAGPPFSISKEEVNLHYKNTFTIDNLMSKDMADGLKGHTAKENVWKLH, from the coding sequence ATGGAAAAAGACTTTTGGTTAAGTAAATGGAAAGATAATAATATAGCCTTCCACGAACGAGAAACAAACCCTCTCCTACTCGAATATTTCAAAGAACTTTCTTTGGCAAAAGATAGCCGCATCTTTATTCCATTATGTGGAAAAACTTTGGACATAGCTTGGCTTCTTTCTAATGGATATAAAATCGCCGGTGCAGAACTTGCAGAGCTGGCAATCCAACAATTATTTCAAGAATTAGGAGTTGAGCCTAAAATTTCTCCTATTGGAAAACTCAATCGATATAGTGCAGAAAGTATAGATATTTTTGTGGGAGATATATTCGATTTATCTAAAGATATTCTAGGTCCTGTGGATGGGGTTTATGATAGAGCAGCCTTAGTCGCACTTCCCCAAGAAACTAGACTTCTCTATTCGGCACATTTAGTTCGGATCACGAATAATGCGCCGCAACTTCTAATCACATACGAATATGATCAAACAAAACTCGCCGGCCCTCCTTTCTCTATCTCAAAGGAAGAAGTAAATTTACATTATAAAAATACTTTTACCATAGATAATCTTATGAGTAAAGATATGGCTGATGGACTTAAGGGTCACACGGCTAAAGAGAATGTTTGGAAATTACATTAG
- a CDS encoding O-acetyl-ADP-ribose deacetylase, producing MEIFVWKGDITSIQADVVVNAANSSLSGGGGVDGAIHRVGGPKIMEECRILKIKKYPNGLPTGQCVLTSGGQLPAKYVIHAVGPVWKGGDYQEASLLEACYRNILKLSSDRAFESIALPSISTGIYAYPKELAAPIAIRTILDHKDQFPRKLIFVCFDQETKDLYEEILNQSGVNFKEGISSL from the coding sequence ATGGAAATTTTTGTTTGGAAAGGTGATATTACATCCATTCAGGCCGATGTGGTAGTAAATGCTGCCAATTCTTCCCTATCGGGAGGAGGCGGAGTGGATGGAGCCATTCATAGAGTGGGTGGACCGAAGATCATGGAAGAATGTAGGATATTGAAGATCAAAAAATATCCGAACGGCCTTCCTACTGGTCAATGTGTTCTTACTTCTGGAGGGCAACTCCCTGCCAAGTATGTGATCCATGCGGTGGGCCCAGTTTGGAAAGGCGGAGATTATCAGGAGGCTTCTTTATTAGAAGCTTGTTATAGGAATATTCTGAAATTGTCTTCGGACCGTGCATTCGAGTCGATTGCTCTTCCAAGTATTAGCACAGGGATCTATGCGTATCCAAAAGAATTGGCAGCTCCAATAGCGATCAGAACTATCTTGGATCATAAGGACCAATTTCCCAGAAAGTTGATCTTTGTTTGTTTTGATCAGGAAACTAAAGATCTATATGAGGAAATTCTAAATCAATCCGGGGTTAATTTTAAAGAAGGGATTTCTTCCCTCTAA
- a CDS encoding MAPEG family protein, which yields MESSWQVFAIVSVLLFLKLLSTSIVQGLVRIKTKTFRWKEDAEFFTNSFPATDDHTIVATANGVFRNDLENIPIFLFLLIGYIHTYSWHEGTIIYSGIFIVSRILHAIFYFLHKQPWRNIAYDLGILSKLLLSGHIIHSVFFA from the coding sequence ATGGAATCTTCTTGGCAGGTCTTTGCGATCGTTTCAGTACTTCTGTTCTTAAAATTACTTTCCACTTCCATCGTTCAGGGTTTGGTCCGGATCAAAACCAAAACATTTCGTTGGAAAGAAGACGCTGAATTTTTCACCAATTCATTTCCGGCAACGGATGATCATACGATAGTCGCCACTGCAAACGGAGTTTTCCGGAACGATTTGGAGAACATTCCGATTTTCTTATTCTTACTGATCGGATACATCCATACTTATAGTTGGCATGAGGGAACTATTATATATTCAGGAATATTTATAGTTTCCCGCATTCTGCATGCGATTTTTTATTTTCTTCATAAACAACCTTGGAGAAATATCGCATACGATCTGGGAATTTTGAGCAAACTCCTTCTGTCCGGACATATCATACATTCCGTATTTTTCGCATAA
- a CDS encoding PaaI family thioesterase has protein sequence MTAEDIYKHIKASQNGQDWHHKNCFGCGPENKRGLHASFPFHEPSGEVRFDWTIEKDFEGAPGYAHGGALATLLDEAQGVLCFHLGHFVMTDQLYMRYYKACPLGEEIEVRCWVTMVRRRRLYTKGTVHLKKTGELLLSSKARWYDMPDRVFSRMFQGTAFPVDTILKVLEENQKRGKEIRKRLKKEKLKSE, from the coding sequence ATGACTGCGGAAGACATTTATAAACATATCAAAGCCAGCCAGAATGGACAAGATTGGCATCATAAGAATTGTTTCGGTTGCGGACCGGAAAATAAAAGAGGCTTACATGCCAGCTTTCCTTTTCATGAACCAAGCGGAGAAGTCCGTTTCGATTGGACTATAGAAAAAGATTTTGAAGGCGCTCCAGGTTATGCTCATGGAGGAGCCCTTGCCACTCTATTGGATGAGGCACAAGGAGTTTTATGTTTTCATTTAGGTCATTTTGTGATGACCGATCAGTTGTATATGCGTTATTATAAGGCCTGTCCCTTGGGAGAAGAAATAGAAGTCCGTTGTTGGGTCACTATGGTCAGACGCAGAAGATTGTACACGAAAGGAACGGTACACCTAAAAAAGACAGGCGAACTTCTACTTTCCTCAAAAGCTCGCTGGTACGATATGCCTGACCGAGTCTTTTCCAGAATGTTTCAAGGCACCGCATTTCCTGTGGATACAATTCTGAAAGTTTTAGAAGAGAACCAAAAACGAGGAAAAGAAATCAGGAAACGACTCAAAAAAGAGAAACTGAAATCCGAGTAA
- a CDS encoding methyl-accepting chemotaxis protein: MKWYLRLSLKSKLAILFSSVLIPFLIILALSLINSASRINDIETIRNDRLIPLKQLKTISDHYAISIVDCVHKVRSGAFTYEEGIENLDRAMKEIKSEWNSYLATHLVDEETVLIDKLKPLFEDADKSVEEARALMVAKDKDGLGNFADHTMYSKIDPVAGNIEKLISVQLLISERIYQRAETEYTFSLTIFLSLSALTLAYILYASINFSIRLVKGLNRVRVSIRDADFSSPIEVEEDSLNLDELYLLSLVFRNFQSKVKEMLSSILTFSESILVAAEQLSKSSEYLSENAQSESASVEEISASVEEISAGMEQVTTNAEGQYKLILSFSGEMKELDTLITKVGDSVSDSLGKISDMYTKTEAGKKTMGSLSESMIKIESSSGEMRSITAIIQEISEKVNLLALNAAIEAARAGEHGKGFAVVATEITRLAEQTDQSTKTIESLIRTSNQEIESGKNFVDSCVKVYAELLEGLSFIKFSSDNIVSTMKVQQEKKATIITAVNEVDSKSEEIRTSVKEQKVAISETANAVSNISVTVQNSAANSEEIAGSATGLLNIAKSLRDTMSFLKA; this comes from the coding sequence ATGAAATGGTATTTACGACTAAGCTTAAAATCTAAACTTGCGATCCTGTTCTCTTCTGTATTAATTCCTTTTTTAATTATTCTGGCTCTTTCTCTCATTAATTCAGCTTCTAGGATCAACGATATAGAAACCATCCGTAACGATAGATTAATTCCATTAAAACAATTAAAAACGATCTCGGATCATTATGCGATTTCCATCGTGGATTGTGTCCACAAAGTGAGAAGCGGAGCATTCACTTACGAAGAAGGGATCGAAAACCTAGACCGGGCCATGAAGGAGATCAAGTCGGAATGGAATTCGTATCTTGCGACCCATTTGGTAGACGAAGAAACTGTTCTTATTGATAAACTAAAACCTCTCTTTGAAGATGCGGACAAAAGTGTAGAAGAAGCAAGAGCCTTGATGGTTGCAAAAGATAAAGACGGATTAGGAAATTTTGCCGACCATACGATGTATTCCAAAATTGATCCTGTAGCGGGAAATATAGAAAAGTTAATCTCGGTCCAGCTTCTTATCTCCGAAAGAATCTACCAAAGAGCGGAAACTGAGTACACATTTAGCCTTACGATTTTTCTCTCACTTTCCGCACTTACTCTCGCTTATATTCTTTATGCTTCCATAAATTTCTCTATTCGACTCGTAAAAGGTCTGAATCGGGTCAGAGTTTCTATTCGGGATGCAGATTTTAGTAGCCCTATAGAAGTGGAAGAAGACAGTTTAAATCTAGACGAACTTTACCTTCTATCCTTAGTGTTTCGGAATTTTCAGAGTAAAGTAAAGGAGATGCTTTCTTCTATCCTTACTTTTTCGGAATCCATCTTGGTCGCTGCGGAACAACTTTCTAAATCCAGTGAATATCTTTCTGAAAATGCACAAAGCGAATCAGCTTCTGTGGAAGAGATCTCTGCTTCCGTAGAAGAGATCTCCGCAGGTATGGAACAAGTTACTACGAATGCAGAAGGTCAGTACAAACTTATTCTTTCTTTTTCCGGAGAAATGAAAGAGTTAGACACATTAATCACTAAGGTTGGAGATTCGGTTTCCGACTCTTTAGGAAAAATTTCGGATATGTATACTAAAACGGAAGCAGGCAAAAAGACGATGGGTAGCCTTTCCGAAAGTATGATAAAAATTGAATCTAGTTCTGGCGAAATGAGATCAATCACGGCGATCATCCAAGAGATTTCCGAAAAAGTAAACCTTCTCGCATTAAACGCAGCCATAGAGGCGGCAAGAGCAGGAGAACACGGAAAAGGATTCGCGGTAGTCGCAACAGAGATCACAAGATTAGCGGAACAAACGGACCAAAGCACCAAAACGATCGAAAGCCTGATCCGCACTAGCAACCAGGAAATTGAATCAGGCAAAAACTTTGTGGATAGTTGTGTGAAAGTTTATGCAGAACTTCTGGAAGGTCTCTCGTTTATAAAATTTTCTTCGGACAATATAGTATCCACAATGAAAGTCCAACAGGAGAAGAAGGCAACGATCATCACGGCTGTAAACGAAGTGGACTCTAAATCGGAAGAGATCCGAACCTCAGTCAAAGAACAAAAGGTGGCGATTTCGGAGACTGCAAACGCTGTTTCGAATATCTCCGTTACTGTTCAGAATAGTGCTGCGAACTCGGAAGAGATCGCAGGTAGTGCAACGGGACTTTTGAATATCGCAAAAAGTTTAAGAGATACTATGAGCTTCTTAAAAGCTTAA
- a CDS encoding pectin acetylesterase-family hydrolase — translation MTIRLLTIFLIFSQIYCTKDKDDSQELLTTTLIVDLVTSPFTRITPEPGTFTTQVDHGGTPYTYTAIFDPKCSGTEGNVNFYFFRKTVAANNKKLLINFMGGGACWDNANCFGSNTVTYFNQLNTVPDFALDLLFKGVIDQTVAENPFKDYDIIFVPYCSGDLHVGSKDKTYASGTIKHHGYDNVISVLKFVQNSYSQLDRVFVTGQSAGGYGAILNYPIIRETVTTIDSGAKVRMLSDASNAVVPTGTYTIGPAFFPLLESSWGVETNGIGSGTSFSNSNLPIWVNGITANYTTTGSPSINDFFKKVAAEYPLDVLGQYTALFDGNQRFFYHVMGQINKINNSSIAYSTATTPDPYQAGKSYSIIYGDSDGSSVPDGNSSSSKDYTTCDWSQQAVSKMKDASSMTNYRYYIGPGDIHTITTYNDMYSLKSGGVKFSTWLNTLANGASPPANVQCNDSSGSCVNTNLFDSTINENFGKATSDESYSTSPKQDMYTTCGGAAGIGL, via the coding sequence ATGACAATCCGACTGTTAACGATCTTCCTAATATTTTCTCAAATATACTGCACCAAAGATAAAGACGATAGTCAGGAACTTCTTACTACCACACTCATTGTAGATTTGGTCACAAGCCCATTTACCAGGATCACTCCGGAGCCTGGGACATTCACCACCCAGGTGGATCACGGAGGCACACCTTACACATATACTGCAATATTTGATCCGAAATGTAGCGGTACGGAAGGAAATGTGAACTTCTATTTTTTCAGAAAGACAGTGGCTGCGAATAATAAAAAACTTCTGATCAATTTTATGGGAGGAGGAGCTTGTTGGGATAATGCAAACTGTTTTGGAAGTAATACAGTCACTTATTTTAACCAGTTGAATACGGTGCCGGATTTTGCATTAGATCTTTTATTCAAAGGAGTTATAGACCAGACTGTAGCCGAGAATCCATTCAAAGATTATGATATTATATTTGTACCATATTGTTCGGGAGATCTACACGTAGGAAGTAAGGACAAAACGTATGCGAGCGGAACGATCAAACACCACGGTTATGATAATGTAATTTCCGTTCTTAAATTTGTCCAAAATTCTTACTCTCAACTGGACAGAGTTTTTGTGACTGGCCAAAGTGCGGGCGGATACGGAGCTATATTAAATTATCCGATTATTCGAGAAACTGTAACCACAATAGATTCAGGTGCAAAAGTAAGAATGTTATCCGACGCTTCCAATGCGGTGGTACCGACTGGAACTTATACAATTGGCCCTGCCTTTTTCCCATTGCTCGAAAGTTCTTGGGGAGTAGAAACAAATGGGATCGGAAGCGGGACTAGTTTTTCTAATTCCAATCTTCCTATTTGGGTAAATGGGATCACCGCAAATTATACGACTACCGGTTCTCCTTCTATTAACGACTTTTTCAAAAAGGTCGCCGCTGAATATCCATTGGATGTGCTAGGACAATACACGGCATTATTCGATGGAAACCAAAGATTTTTTTACCATGTGATGGGGCAGATCAATAAGATTAATAATTCTTCTATTGCCTATTCAACTGCAACCACTCCGGATCCGTACCAAGCGGGAAAATCATATTCTATCATTTATGGAGATAGCGACGGAAGTTCAGTGCCCGACGGAAATTCTTCCAGTTCTAAAGATTATACAACTTGTGATTGGTCCCAGCAGGCAGTTTCTAAAATGAAGGATGCAAGTTCCATGACCAATTATAGATACTATATAGGTCCGGGAGATATTCATACTATCACCACATATAATGACATGTATTCTTTAAAAAGTGGTGGAGTCAAATTTTCCACTTGGTTAAACACTTTAGCAAATGGAGCAAGTCCTCCAGCAAACGTCCAATGTAATGATTCTTCCGGATCCTGTGTGAATACGAATCTATTCGATAGCACGATTAATGAAAATTTTGGAAAGGCAACCTCCGACGAATCCTACTCCACAAGTCCAAAGCAAGACATGTATACTACCTGCGGAGGAGCAGCAGGCATAGGCCTGTAA